One segment of Nyctibius grandis isolate bNycGra1 chromosome 11, bNycGra1.pri, whole genome shotgun sequence DNA contains the following:
- the GLI1 gene encoding zinc finger protein GLI1, whose translation MFNPVSPPATGYAEHCCLRPPHGPAPVAPGPQGFDFPLCHQSNLMSSHRGYGLVPGTEHPGSGDGSRFSTPRGAGKLGKKRALSISPLSDSSIDLQTVIRTSPNSLVAFINSRCASASGSYGHLSISTISPSLGYQSPPGQQKGPGHLYSHTPPPPPCSSHERLSTHPELLHHAPARGTLKHCQQLKLEWSLSSPLTVKYAEERSEGDISSPASTGTQDPLLGMLDVREDLEKEDGKPESETVYETNCYWDGCAKEFDTQEQLVHHINNEHIHGEKKEFVCHWAACSREQRPFKAQYMLVVHMRRHTGEKPHKCTFEGCNKAYSRLENLKTHLRSHTGEKPYVCEHEGCNKAFSNASDRAKHQNRTHSNEKPYVCKIPGCTKRYTDPSSLRKHVKTVHGPDAHVTKKHRGDVVPGRALPTPSGPPDMKQEKDTNGATEARKDDSKLLVPDLALKPQPSPGGQSSCSSDHSPLGSTTNNDSGVEMAGNAGGSYEDLSTLEDVVPGEPMGTSGLMALHKLENLRIDKLKQRRKPSATKGLNLPAIPGAGLPGEAPGISVLPPAASNRRIVELSAAETGMPPNERRSSATSTVSSAYTVSRRSSLVSPYLAGPRLGGEAGATSAGTGLADGYDPISPDKSRRSSDASHCGGLPGVGSLTPAQRYRLKAKYAAATGGPPPTPLPNMARVVGTGGHSSLPGDYLGPAEPRFLANGLLRRHSSNDYPGYAGSVPPHPVPRNGVRRASDPARTVANPHAAPKVHRFKSMGNVNVLGAGRTALQPLGGPDANLQRHVFSPRPPSISENVFLESVSTEGQGPGTASSLLEMERYLNCSEESFPCQGTGVERQCEGLYGSTHRTTEGMQLNPGGHRNTEEGLLQSEFSLPQCQMNQHFVSMHAGNRTMPPPWDEAPQGNLEMSSGQSSVSASAVAVSGPHCHHQSTEYPLPSSCGQQPELVSSCQDSGFSRGHQLNRLQIKSEQHYPAPAPALAPCQNAKLAGPTQPPPSFGQAMNVGSGGYQSEEQASVSYVGMLSPGARRAQTPTMQTKEVMVRSYVQAQQALMWGDQLASKGGEAGMGLGSEPGQCQAMQAPLYLSPKYSSYQAKPDHLQGLAETQHLLNAPCFNPEMVPHPPCGPKPPGHQNSLNYVGNLAQPSHSYEGVQASSRRVLRFPLACPTPEGPSNALLYYPGQGTHVQVGKSGHKLPGQMAASCGDPRHYGGSLEGLKGSSYYYLDSGEQVANSLDSLDLENTHLDFAAIVEDPETPALLPGPPSPGGGLLLPASGGANMAVGDMNSMLSTLAGESHFLNSLS comes from the exons ATGTTCAACCCCGTCAGCCCCCCGGCCACCGGCTACGCTGAGCACTGCTGCCTGCGCCCACCCCACGGACCAGCCCCGGTTGCCCCAGGGCCACAAG GTTTTGATTTTCCCTTATGCCATCAGTCAAACCTCATGAGCAGTCACCGTGGTTATGGGTTGGTGCCAGGAACCGAGCACCCAGGCAGTGGTGATG GCTCACGGTTCTCAACGCCCCGTGGTGCAGGCAAACTGGGCAAGAAGCGGGCACTGTCCATCTCACCCCTGTCGGACTCTAGCATTGACCTGCAGACGGTAATCCGCACCTCACCCAACTCCCTTGTTGCGTTCATCAACTCCCGCTGCGCCTCTGCCAGCGGCTCCTATGGCCACCTCTCCATCAGCACCATCAG TCCATCACTGGGGTACCAGAGTCCACCAGGTCAGCAGAAGGGCCCAGGCCATCTGTACAGCCACACCCCGCCCCCACCACCATGTAGCTCCCACGAACGCCTGTCCACCCACCCAGAGCTCCTGCACCATGCCCCGGCTCGTGGGACCCTCAAACATTGCCAG CAGCTAAAGTTGGAGTGGAGCCTGAGCAGCCCTCTGACTGTCAAATACGCAGAGGAGAGATCTGAGGGCGACATCTCCAGTCCAGCTTCCACAGGCACCCAG GACCCCTTGCTGGGGATGCTTGATGTTCGGGAAGATCTGGAGAAGGAGGATGGGAAACCTGAGTCTGAGACTGTGTATGAAACCAATTGCTACTGGGACGGCTGTGCCAAGGAGTTCGATACGCaggagcagctggtgcat CACATCAACAATGAGCATATCCACGGGgagaagaaggagtttgtgtGCCACTGGGCAGCATGTTCCCGGGAGCAAAGGCCCTTCAAGGCTCAGTACATGTTGGTGGTGCATATGCGACGTCACACAGGCGAGAAACCTCACAAATGCACG TTCGAGGGCTGTAACAAAGCCTACTCACGCCTGGAGAACCTCAAGACGCATCTGCGCTCACACACGGGTGAAAAACCCTACGTATGTGAACACGAAGGTTGCAACAAGGCCTTCTCCAATGCTTCTGACCGGGCCAAGCATCAAAACCGCACTCACTCCAATGAG AAGCCCTACGTGTGCAAGATTCCGGGCTGCACCAAGCGCTACACAGACCCCAGTTCCCTGCGCAAACACGTGAAGACGGTGCATGGCCCCGATGCCCACGTCACCAAGAAGCACCGAGGGGACGTGGTGCCAGGCCGTGCACTGCCCACCCCCAGTGGCCCCCCAGACATGAAGCAGGAGAAAGACACAAATGGCGCCACTGAGGCCCGGAAGGATGACAGCAAACTCTTGGTGCCTGACTTGGCCTTG AAgccgcagcccagcccaggcGGGCAGTCGTCCTGCAGCAGCGACCACTCCCCACTCGGCAGCACCACCAACAACGACAGCGGGGTGGAGATGGCGGGCAACGCAGGTGGGAGCTACGAGGATCTGTCCACACTGGAGGATGTCGTGCCCGGTGAGCCCATGGGCACCTCAGGGCTCATGGCCCTCCACAAGCTAGAAAATCTTCGCATTGACAAactgaagcagaggaggaagccATCAGCTACCAAGGGCCTGAATTTGCCAGCCATCCCCGGAGCCG gcCTGCCTGGGGAGGCGCCTGGGATCTCCGTGCTGCCGCCAGCTGCCTCGAACCGGCGCATCGTGGAGCTGTCAGCAGCAGAGACGGGCATGCCACCGAACGAGCGCCGGAGCAGCGCCACCAGTACCGTAAGCTCAGCCTACACCGTGAGCCGGCGCTCATCCCTGGTGTCCCCATACCTGGCCGGGCCACGTCTGGGTGGCGAGGCAGGGGCGACGTCCGCCGGGACGGGCCTGGCAGACGGCTACGACCCCATCTCTCCGGACAAGTCGCGACGCTCCAGCGATGCCAGCCACTGTGGAGGGCTGCCAGGCGTGGGCAGCCTTACCCCGGCCCAGCGCTACCGGCTCAAGGCCAAGTACGCTGCAGCCACAGGCGGCCCACCCCCAACCCCGCTGCCCAACATGGCGCGGGTGGTGGGCACAGGTGGCCACAGCAGCTTACCTGGGGACTACCTCGGGCCGGCCGAACCCCGCTTCCTTGCAAACGGCTTGCTGCGAAGGCACAGTTCCAATGACTACCCTGGCTATGCAGGCAGCGTTCCCCCTCACCCGGTGCCTCGGAACGGTGTGCGGCGGGCCAGTGACCCTGCCCGGACGGTGGCCAACCCTCACGCTGCGCCCAAGGTGCATCGTTTTAAGAGCATGGGTAACGTGAATGTGCTGGGAGCGGGCAGAACTGCTCTGCAGCCCTTGGGCGGTCCTGATGCCAACCTTCAGCGCCACGTCTTCTCCCCACGCCCACCCAGCATTAGTGAAAATGTCTTTCTGGAGAGCGTGAGCACAGAGGGCCAGGGCCCAGGCACGGCGTCCAGCTTGCTAGAGATGGAACGGTACTTGAACTGCTCTGAGGAAAGCTTCCCGTGCCAGGGGACAGGTGTGGAGCGGCAGTGTGAAGGCCTCTATGGCAGCACTCACCGGACCACGGAGGGTATGCAACTGAACCCGGGAGGGCACAGGAACACAGAGGAGGGGTTGCTTCAGTCCGAGTTCTCCCTCCCTCAATGCCAGATGAACCAGCACTTTGTGAGTATGCATGCTGGCAACAGGACCATGCCACCTCCTTGGGATGAAGCTCCCCAAGGCAATCTGGAGATGAGCTCTGGGCAGTCGAGTGTCAgtgcttctgctgttgctgtgtctGGGCCACACTGTCACCATCAAAGTACTGAGTACCCACTACCCAGTTCTTGCGGGCAGCAACCTGAACTTGTGAGCTCATGCCAGGACAGTGGATTTTCTCGGGGGCACCAGCTTAACCGACTACAGATCAAATCTGAGCAGCATTACCCAGCACCTGCCCCAGCACTTGCTCCCTGCCAGAACGCCAAGCTTGCTGGGCCCACGCAGCCTCCTCCATCATTTGGCCAAGCCATGAATGTAGGGTCTGGTGGTTACCAGTCCGAGGAACAGGCATCTGTCAGTTACGTGGGCATGTTGAGCCCGGGTGCTAGAAGAGCTCAGACCCCCACCATGCAGACCAAAGAAGTGATGGTCCGTAGCTATGTGCAGGCCCAGCAGGCTCTGATGTGGGGCGACCAACTAGCCTCCAAGGGAGGGGAGGCTGGCATGGGGCTGGGCAGTGAACCTGGGCAGTGCCAAGCCATGCAAGCACCGCTGTACCTCAGCCCCAAGTACTCCAGTTACCAAGCCAAACCAGATCACTTGCAGGGTCTGGCAGAGACCCAGCACCTCCTGAATGCCCCATGCTTCAACCCAGAGATGGTGCCACACCCACCGTGTGGCCCTAAACCACCTGGTCACCAAAACAGTCTGAACTATGTGGGCAACTTGGCTCAGCCAAGTCATTCCTATGAGGGTGTGCAAGCGAGTTCCCGACGTGTACTTCGCTTTCCTCTCGCCTGCCCCACGCCTGAGGGGCCCAGTAATGCCCTGCTGTATTACCCAGGCCAGGGCACACATGTGCAAGTGGGCAAAAGCGGGCATAAGCTGCCGGGCCAAATGGCAGCAAGCTGTGGGGATCCCAGGCATTACGGTGGGAGCTTGGAAGGGCTCAAAGGCAGCTCATATTATTACCTAGATTCGGGGGAGCAGGTGGCCAACAGCCTGGACTCCCTGGACCTGGAGAATACGCACCTTGACTTTGCTGCCATTGTGGAAGATCCAGAGACGCCTGCACTGCTGCCTGGGCCCCCGAGCCCTGGCGGTGGCCTCCTGCTTCCTGCATCCGGTGGTGCGAACATGGCTGTGGGTGACATGAACTCCATGTTGAGCACTCTGGCAGGGGAGAGCCATTTCCTCAACTCCCTGTCCTAA